GATCTGTTTCTGGGTAATACATCACCCTTGGTGGTTGTCCTATTTCCTGGAAAAGCAAAAAAGCAGCCCACTATTTCTTTGTCTTCTGCTGAGGCAGAATATCGAGCCTTAAGGAAAGTTGTTGCTGAAATCTCTTGATTAGTCAGAATTTTGGGTGATCTTGGTTTGTCTATCACCAGCCATGTCTCTatgagagaagagagggaaatatcagaagaaaacaaaatgaaatgAATGTCCCACTCTAAAGGAAACCCTACCCATTAAAGGTACGATCAAACGGCTTTTTGTACAACTTGTTATTGCAGAGTTCATCCACCTTCGTCATTTATATATAGTAGTAAGGTAAGTAATATAAAGCAAGGCATGAAAGAGGTGACTTGGCACTCTATAGTGCTAAAGATCTTatttatctttttgtttttttttggatttttttcttccttttaagATGTCAAAAAGCCTCCAAATAATAAGATTTTCCCCCGTCCCTTATTCAAGGTGTTTTACACAAAATAACTCCCATATGAATTCATTGTGTATAAGTTactatattattattgtgtaTACTAATGGAGAAATGAATAGCCATCATCAGTTTTTAAGTTCTTGTGTTCTCCTCTCCATCACCAAAGTTGAGGCGATTTGTTTTGCTATATATTATTTAGATCTGTATTGTATTTGGACGACCcttgatttttcatatttttcagcAAAACTCTTGTTCGGATGATGAATTCGCCATTTTCAATCTATTTTTGTCCTCTTTTATTACATGAGAACACTTCCTGTGATGCTCTTTTTTTCCTCCGTACTATTTTTCTctgtttagaaaaataatttcatagTAGTATTAATATTCGCATTATTTTGACATTGTGATACTGATGCGTTTATTGTTACCTATGTAATTGCCAAAAGTTCTATTttacattttattttttttaaaaaaacatattAACTATATGTGAAATCTAGACAGTGTATGGTCCATTCATCAATTCCACTTAAATGCTTAGATGTATGATGTACTGAATTTTATTTGTACTCATATCTCTCTTTCTGGCTTCATCATTTTAATTTGTAAAATTGTATGTGAAGTACGTGTAGAACTAGAGCTACCTCTCACGGGTACGTATTGTTACATGAAAATGGACGAGGAACAAAAACTACTCATTGTATGCGAATTTTCTccctttttttcttctaaaaaggCTCAACAATTTTAATCCTTTTTTCTTCTCATATTTAAATTGTTTACATATTAACTACAATAACTAAATATAACGAGGAAAGAGTAACCGTAGGAAAGGAGGGAGAAAAAAATAATAGAGGAAGTCACAGTAGGAAAgagggagaaaaagaaaagaagaaaaaataattgaGAATAGAGAAGTATTGTACATGACTTTTCTGGAATATGAGATTAATTATTTAGTGAATTGAAACTTGAGAGGAAGATTAAGGATTAAAGGTGAAGAGAAAGAAGAACATGAAAGACAAATTTGATAAAGAAAGAAGGATGGGGGGAAATGTTTTTTAGGGTTGGCACTtatcattatttttttttttactttacatTTCATTTCTGTTTTCTTTTTTGGTGGGGGGTTTGGTGGGGGCGGGGTAATTTCTGtttcttttatttgaaaaaagaagaaaacttaGGCAAGCTAAAGTTTCATTACCTAATGAaatttttaaccaaaaaataaataaatcaaataCTCCTATATTTGTGTATCTCGCACATAATTAAACGAGAGAATCCTGTATTAAAACCTAGCAAACAatcattatatattttttgtcttTGAAAAATGTAATTCACTTAATCTTTAATTCTAACTATATTATATCTCGactaaagttttaaaaaaattaatttcaagtTCAATGATACTCGTTATAATTGAATTCACTAATTTGATTATAAGTTTAGCTCTTACTAGTTTCAATATATTTGAACATTTAGTTGGCATCTCACGTCAACCTACGGCATAAACTCCGCCACATCAATATGTTAAATGTATTGCAAGGAAGATTTAATGATATATACACATTCATTCACTAATTAATACAACCGTCAATATGGATTTAGCTCACTGGGCCGACCTAATTCAAACCGTGATTTTGTAGGGTTGGACTAAGATTTTAAAACTCatttaaaaatgagatttttaagttaGGCCCAAGTAAGCTCGTAACCCATGACGCTAAAAAACCATGCACTGATGatagaaaaaaaaagtactaaaAAAAAACTACAAATGAGTATCGGGCCATTAAGGGTTTGACCTGCCCCGACCCGCATTTCCATCCCTCAATCTGGAATTAACCATCATAACCCTAAATTCCTCGTAACTGATCATACCATCGCCGTCACTATCACCGGCGCCGATCAGTTTCCGGCACTCTTCAATCGAATGTTCTTCCCCCAGAGTCGTCATAAACAGGTTCTGAACCTCATCAGCAGTGATGAATCCATTCTTGTCCACATCAAACACAGAGAAAGAATCCATAATATCCTCCAAAACTCTATAGCAATAGAGGAATGCTGCAAAATTGATGAGCCTATCTTCGTCGGAATCAACTTTGCTGAACAATTTCTCCAATTCTTCTGTCGTAACACCGTTTCCTACACTGGACAGGGCGGAATTGAGTTCCGACGCTGAAATTTTGTCATCGCCATTCATATCGAACTTCTCGAACACTTCTTTTAGCTCTTTCTCGTTTAGCTCTTTCCTCGTGGCTGGACAGTTTATCGGTGGCAAGACCGCCGGCGATGGGTCTTCGTTGTTGGGCGTGATCTTGTTCTTGCGACTGAAACGAGCTGTAATTCCCATATCTAGGGTGTACGGAGAAGGAATATTTTTGAGGGCCTTTTGTGGGGATTTGTGAGACGGAAGAGTTTTCAACCAAAATTACCCCTTAAGTATGTGAATTGGTCTAACTTTGTCCTTTAAGTATTATGTTGAGCACTTATAGTCCTTTAACGATGCTAAACTTGTGCAGCTTTGGTATAACTAACAGAATACTCTAACGGAGCTTTTAAAATCTAACAGTAAACTCACGTGGGACGCACAAGAGATGATTAAAAAGAGAATTTCGTCGGTACATCTTCCATATTTTCCGGGTAaaagaaatataatttttattgCAAGATACAGTAATGAATACTAGTAACAAGAACTCAACGGGTGGCCTCTCTTTTTTCTCGGTGTAATTGACTCACATATTGTTCTATATAGAAGAAAAATTAATGGGTGAAGAGATAAAGGAAATCAAGAAAACTTGAAAATTGTCGTACTGCATAGATATCCTGAAAACCACGACAGTTCGATTTGATCATTTCTTGGTTCGGTTTTTCCCTAAAAGGAAATcaaaaccaagtaagtcggttttttaaatatttgaatcaaatcaaaccaattaagtcggttttttatcgattcgatttTTGTCAGCTTTTCgggtttttcggttatttatcggggtttttcttaaatatgagacatacactaccaaacgcatattccggcaactacattttcaatgtaacactatcaaatcaattgctttttgagaaatttatcatttaccaagatatattgatgataattgaatcaaatagtgatgaataatttaagtactcaagtAAAAATCGataatttttaacatgaaataaattcttgtacttaacaaaagaaaactaccaatcaaactagaatataaaggcaaagaattagattattataatagcaaagaactagactaaaaataaaatgactaatatgtaccataaaattttagaaactttatataaaaatatacatatatataggtgtaataataaatttaaatagctacttctagagtcggtttggttcgattttttcgattttttttttattaaaaccaaaatcaaactaAATTTGAtcagtttttaaaattcaaaaccaaaaccaaaccaaacttaaaaggtatcgatttttttggtcgatttGATTCAGTTTTCGATTTTGTtcgatttttttaatttttatgaacACCCTACTCACATGTTCAACCAAACCTACAAATAACGTAGATCGGTTTCTTTGAATTTTGATCACACCCTCACCATAACATATATAAAATAGTTCTAAACTGTACTTTCTGCCCTGCTTTTACACATTAACTATATATCCTTTTTGGTTGCTAATACATTCCTTTCTTATTAGTGGTAGAATAAATACTGAGTTGGAAACATGGGTAAGAATGGCATGCATTATGCCGTCATTGATGGTATTTAATGGTGAGCTAAAATTTTCATTAAGatgtgtcaaaatataaataagtaaaatCACGAAAAAATCATGGGAAAtcaatatatagtatatattacATAAAAAAGAATTTTTTATCCAATTATACAGTATTATTTTTCGGTGAAGGGGTGTCACATATAGCTCCGCACTATCCATGTGTGATAGTTCTTAGAACTATATTACCCCAGTCTCATGGATATAGAAGCAGGGGCGACTCTAAAGGCTTGGCCAGTGAGGCCATTGCCTCAGGCTCCCAGAATTTGAAGGCCTCAAATTTACTTAATCTCTTATTATTAAGACTATTATATACTATagaatttatataaataattattataaagAAAAGTGTTATagtatcttttttttttgttatttgattgaggttattttatacCAATAAGttcataaattatgataattttctcACTCATTAATTAGTACATTTGCTTCacttttcaattttaattttatcctTTTTATATAGGAATTAAGATATATATTGATAACATAATGAATTTCTTTTACAATATTCTTTGAAACTGCATGAACACAAAAGTATTCATGCATTGGTTTTCTTTTAGTGTAATTCAACATATTATATTAGATTATCTACAATTAATTTTAGATATAAACCAATAAGTGCTATTAATTAATAGAATGAACTGCAATTATCGTTTAAATTGATCAGAATGAGTAAATATTTTTGACATTATCAATACTCAAACTTAAGTTATTATGTTATGAacgtttatttctttttcttgattGTGATGATAGCTCAATCAAAAAAATTCACTTAGTTCTGAACCTCAACGTCCGATAATCCACCACTTTATTATTTGTGcccttcttctcttttttttttttatttttaaattcgcTATTTTTtgtcttaaatgattaatttgttGTTTAGAAAGCAAATTTTATTGTTAGTgtaaaaattttataaaataaatttaagggTCTCTTAATAATATTTCGCTTTAGACCACAAGATCTGTTGAGCTGCCATTGTATAGAATGATTTGGCTAAGCGGACGGGATCCCATCTCCACTTGCTTCGTCTTTTTCATTTTCAGCCTGCTATATCTGAGTTTAAAGGGGTGAATTTGGAGAATCGAACTGGGAAGATGGACACGCCGGGGTCCTTTTGTTAACCTTGTCATGGGCATTTCACGTGGGTTTACTACTTAATCTTAAACCTCCGTTTGGATATTCTGTTAGTAGTATTAATGCTGCCCAACTTTAGCATAGTTAAAAGACTATAAGTGCTTAAGCATAATATATAAAGGATAAAGTTAGaccaatttcaatatttaaaggACAATTTTAGTTAAAAAACTCGAGAtggaatataattttatttttacaatTTAGTTCACTTTTAGTAGTTTAGATTTTTGGGGGGCAAATACATATACAACCACTTGAAGTTATTACAATCTTTCACTTAGGGACGTTAACTATGACATTTACCTATTGAACACTTTATGTGGTACAAAATTGTGCCTATTGAATACAGATGTGATAGCCCCAAACTAACTCTAGTGCATGAACATTACTCTCTTTTGAGGTGACAAAATAAACCAATTAAGAAAATACATGTCAGCCAAATAAAAAGAAATACATAAAATAggtataaaaagtaaaaaaatagtaaaaatcgataatttagagggtaagaTAGGTATTTTGCCACTAGAAAGCTTGAAATATCTGATTAAGTGACTTTCTGAGTACAATAGGCATAGTTAAATAATTTTTCTgttacaaataaaaaaatatgattttactAGATAATTTTAAATAGTTAAATGACCATTTAAATAATGGACTCAACATTCTCTATCAAGAAAATATATACGGAGATGAGGGGAAATTTCCAGGAGGTCTTATGGAGGAATTTGGCGTGTAATAACTTGGTTGCAATTGAGTGAATGTTCATCTTAACTATGGCAATATATGAAAAACTTTACACAAGGGATAGATTTTAACAATGGGCATTATAGGCAAGCATGAATCTTCTTGCCCTAAATCGCACATACAAGTATACACGGTCAATCAAGTAATAAAGAGtaagtagagtatcgttcccacgagaaCTTATGATCAATTGTAAACTAAATCAAGCAAATTCTAATTTATCGAATCGAGAACAATGTCAAGgtgatttttatttaattaattctaCTAGCTAAAGCTTTGATTAAAAGAAGAACTAATgataatattccagggttatAGCCGACTAACAATCCTATTAAATTCTTCATCGACTTGACTTATTAATTTATCTGGGTTATTAACCTGCAAGGACAATAATACTTGTAGAAATTCGACAACttttactcgcctattcaatttACGCTAAACCCTATATTCTTATGAGATTAGAGATAAAGAGAACACATTATAATTTCTTGCACAATTGGGTAAGCACGGCAAATAGGTATACTTCTATCCGTATTCGCAAATCAATTCCCCAATGACTAGGTTCAAGATCGCGCTCTATTCAATCTTATTGCAATCAAGAATTACCTATTTCAactcaagatttatatatagtatttcactgttagctaggcagtaaaataattaaactcaGAATATGAATAAACAACCCAACATGATAAATTAAATCgtcaaatcaatattcgaatatcaacattcatgtaaaaTCATAATCCCAGAATAAACGAGTTTAGCCACGCATAATCATAGTAGCAATCTCAATTAATTCCCAAGaacacataaaaatcaataaaagaagggaaAAGTAAGAACTCAAGACAAATTCCGTAATTTTCAAACTATATGATGGCTTTCCGCTTCCAAgtgtgttagatgacctaaaagaggcgtttttggcttatatattgcgtacaaaagtcgtgggctaaagttttccttttccttttctgaatcagcttcagggattgatgttgAGTTGGATGCTTCGCGTCGCCCTCAGCTTGAATGTGAAGCTCCAGAAAATGTTTCTAACAAGATTAAGCTGAACTCGAgcttaagaaaatattttatgaGACCTTGAAGTGCTTGCGAACCCACACGAGGGTAATAGGATCATTATAATACTTAGGCATGAAGGTAAGATagatttaaggtcctcaagttgTATGATTAAAGGCATAGATTGGAATGATTGAGCTAAGAGGGAGGAAAGGATTCCAGCAGAcctgcgtagcctacgcaggcTGCGTAGGCAAAAACAGAATGGAAGTGAGGGGGAGGACTTAAGTTGCGTAGGCTACGCAATTTGCCTACGCAGGCTATTTTCTATAAAAATAGGGGGATTCAGGGAGAGAgaaagaaattttatttttggctaagttttaggttctagagagaaggtggagcatccccaacccaaatacacatcaaatatgagttttatgatatttttataatggaTTAACAGTAGTTAATGATAGTATTAACATCTACATGGATTGAAAATCATATGAATTcctctaatcttcaagaatcattcaaaagGGTTCAAGTTAGGGTTTGAGCTACAAGAGGTAAAATTCCTACCCTACACTTAAATACATATATGGATTAagtatttggaatgtattgtgaAGTAGAAAGTACCAATTGATTGAAGAATTATGCTAATCCTtaaaatgggtattgtgagttagggttcttgaatggagaagaagatgaatagtgaatttttgaatcttgttaaGATGATTGGTGATCCTAGTGCTTCAATagcttaatcatgattaagtATTGAATCGTATAACATGTATTAGGCTTAAAGGCCAATGATGGAAGCAACTAAGAATAAAAGGGATATGTATGGGTGAATTAGGCTTGTTGAAGACTTATAGTTAACTTGTGAACCTTAAATGGGTATCGACATATATTTTACATTTTGATGTCTTGGGATGTCTAATATAGATATTGACTTGTTGGCGATGTTTGAGAGTTATAAATGAATTGAAGCGTCGTACTATTATTTTGAAGCTTGGacttgaggtaagttgattaatacttactcttcttgagggattttctCTAAAATCATATTTGAGTTATTACGTAAGTTTGTAAATGTGCATCCATACTTGTGGGGACAAGCGGGAAAGGATGTCACCATGTATTTGGAGATGTATTGCATAAAGAAAGTTTTGTTGTTTTACAATTGAAAAATCTTATTTCTAAATATTCGATGTCAAACGATGCTTGAggaaaatgttataagttttattCAAAATTGAGTATTGaaaagaatataaaatatttgagtgttgaagatgtatttttatgaaaagtattttcttttgaaatttgaTTAATGGATAGCACTCGTTGTATCTTTGAAAGatggatgttaaattgctaaaggctttaacatGAAAAAGATCATATGTTTGATTGTTTTATACAAATGGTTTAGTTTGGCCATGAgtaatgatttgataaaaatagatcctttgaggctaatgtgctatgaatctatttttgaaatatcaTAGAGCGCGGCAATATTTTTGTTGTAGAAATTAAAGAGGTAGATTATTATTGTTCGAACAAGTTGCCAATGAACAATCAAATGGTTCAAATGAGTCTTAGAAGTTCGGGTTGGGTGTGAACCGACTTGAATACCAGTTTTAAAAAAAGAGTGAATAAACATGAAAATGTTATTGTGCAAAAGTAGCTGGAGGGAATAGAGAAATATTTTTCTGAGTGTATTCCTAAACATGAAGTGGGCTATGTAAGTTGAGACATGATGCCCAAGTGAATTCAGTATGTCAGAAGGGAGCGATAATCCTTAAGATGAGTCATACTGAAGGCCAAGTGTCGAAGGCCTACAGGTAGTGGTGTTACTATgatgaaaaaaaaaatcttggCGAATGGAACCATGAATGTCGACATTAAGAAATCGATGGATGGTGTGTGTGTCACAAACTTAGTAATAGTGGGGAATGAATATTTTCTATGAAGAGGGCATATTAGCTATGATGATTAACAAGTTGGGGATTGAAGAAATTCTGGTTGTGATTTTCGTAAGGGCAAGGAGATAAACTACACGTTGTTGGCGAACAAGGTAAGACAATGTCGTGCTTGATTTTTGAAGGGATAAAGTAATATTCTAAATGGATGCAGATGAACTTAAGTCTCAAGAGTTTCGAATGGATGAATGACATCATGAATAATATCCGAATAAAGAAGTTACATAATTTTAAAATCTTTTCCGCAAGAAAGTTGATAAATGGGATCCTAACCCATAAAGAAAAAACTCCTACGTATGAATTTAGTCAAAAAGTTTGAAAATGAAGGACGAATTATGTAAGGTTAATTTAAACCTTATAGTAAAACTTTGGTTCTAAGAGAACTATAAAAGATGTAGGGATGGAAATAAATACATGGCATCTCAAGTGTAAAGTTGTTATTTGGACGGACTTCACCAAGAACatggtttaagaaatatgatgtAATATTCATAAAATAGAAGTGTTAATAAAAAGTGTTGCAAGCCCCAGATGGAAGCGCCTGTTTTTTTCGAGGTTGTGTATGGTTTTTAAAAAGAGAAAAGGTGTGCATGTGATTTTACTTTGCTACCAGAACTACCGTTAGTGGATTTGATATTATAATTGCCTAACTACAAGAGTATATGTACGATGAGTCACGTGTGATTCATATGGTAAATAAGATAACCTTAAAGGTAATGCTATTCTCTATTCTTGGTAGCATGTTTAGATATAAATAGTTATGGTTCGATTTACGAGGAAGGATCAATTTAGATTCTTGTTATGCGAGTCCGTGGTTAGGAATTCAAATTATTGCTTCACCTAAAGTAtattagtgtcacgaccccaaaacctaacgtgtcgtgatggcgcctatcggtggtactaggcaagccgacc
This region of Nicotiana tomentosiformis chromosome 4, ASM39032v3, whole genome shotgun sequence genomic DNA includes:
- the LOC104107281 gene encoding probable calcium-binding protein CML25 is translated as MGITARFSRKNKITPNNEDPSPAVLPPINCPATRKELNEKELKEVFEKFDMNGDDKISASELNSALSSVGNGVTTEELEKLFSKVDSDEDRLINFAAFLYCYRVLEDIMDSFSVFDVDKNGFITADEVQNLFMTTLGEEHSIEECRKLIGAGDSDGDGMISYEEFRVMMVNSRLRDGNAGRGRSNP